One part of the Streptomyces lienomycini genome encodes these proteins:
- a CDS encoding type II toxin-antitoxin system CcdA family antitoxin codes for MSSTTRITVTLPSDQVAELRKLTDNVSGYVAEAVARQIRHQLLGDDLRRHQEEHGPLSDEELAEARAKIFGDAGTSEDADAA; via the coding sequence GTGTCCTCAACGACTCGCATCACCGTCACGCTTCCCAGCGATCAGGTGGCGGAGCTCCGCAAGCTCACGGACAACGTCTCCGGCTACGTAGCCGAAGCCGTGGCCCGCCAGATCCGGCACCAGCTCCTGGGCGACGATCTTCGCCGCCACCAGGAGGAGCACGGGCCCCTCAGCGACGAAGAGCTCGCTGAGGCTCGCGCGAAGATCTTCGGCGACGCCGGCACCTCAGAGGACGCGGACGCCGCGTGA
- a CDS encoding Crp/Fnr family transcriptional regulator, whose translation MKRATRSTAQRRTYDIGERRPARFLGSLSEEVRGELLSIGSPQQYPPGAKILVEGTPGDCLVILETGYVKVTGKLANGHEALIAIRTGGDVVGEMSVIDDAPRSATVTAGEDIDAHVVQRRAMRSFLDKYPEVALQIVRLSNRRLRSANSWRIAFGESTVRVRLARVLAELAESHGEPLDSRTLICIELTQAELAALIGSQERAVQQALARLRIDGVVETKYREIAVLKPDRLRAIGLLPSIGR comes from the coding sequence ATGAAGCGCGCGACCCGGAGTACGGCACAGCGCCGTACGTATGACATCGGCGAGCGGCGGCCGGCCCGCTTTCTCGGCAGCCTGTCGGAGGAGGTCCGGGGAGAACTGCTGAGTATCGGTTCCCCGCAGCAGTATCCCCCCGGAGCGAAGATCCTTGTGGAAGGGACACCGGGTGATTGCCTGGTGATCCTGGAGACCGGCTATGTGAAGGTCACCGGAAAGCTTGCCAACGGTCATGAAGCCTTGATCGCCATCCGGACCGGAGGAGACGTGGTCGGAGAGATGTCTGTGATCGACGACGCGCCCAGGTCGGCCACGGTGACGGCGGGCGAGGACATCGACGCACATGTCGTCCAACGCCGAGCGATGCGGAGCTTCCTCGACAAGTACCCCGAGGTTGCCCTTCAGATCGTACGGCTCAGCAACCGCCGCCTGCGCAGTGCGAATTCCTGGCGTATCGCGTTCGGTGAGTCCACGGTTCGAGTTCGCCTTGCCCGGGTGCTTGCCGAACTCGCCGAGAGTCACGGCGAGCCCCTCGACTCGCGCACTCTGATCTGCATCGAGCTCACGCAGGCCGAACTCGCGGCGCTCATCGGATCGCAGGAGAGAGCGGTACAGCAGGCACTGGCAAGGCTCCGTATCGATGGGGTCGTGGAGACCAAATACCGCGAGATAGCGGTGCTCAAGCCGGACCGCCTCCGGGCGATCGGTCTCCTGCCGTCGATCGGCCGCTGA
- a CDS encoding DNA-binding protein, with protein sequence MSERIETVVLDSAGLSAWIAQDRKFLAMLQIFHDMGADLVIGANSIVEVSHSRTTIPRLDWTLSCIKVEPVTEQAARAAAELFQGAGLHGHEYAIDATVAEVALRQPKPVALLTSDGDDMAKLWGSQVRIVPL encoded by the coding sequence GTGAGCGAGCGCATCGAAACCGTTGTCCTGGACTCGGCAGGGCTCTCCGCCTGGATCGCGCAGGATCGCAAGTTCCTCGCGATGTTGCAGATCTTCCACGACATGGGAGCCGACCTCGTGATCGGGGCGAACAGCATCGTCGAAGTCAGCCACTCCCGTACCACCATCCCCCGCCTGGACTGGACCCTGTCCTGCATCAAGGTGGAGCCGGTCACCGAGCAAGCAGCCAGAGCGGCAGCAGAGCTCTTCCAAGGCGCCGGGCTGCACGGACACGAGTACGCCATCGACGCCACGGTCGCCGAGGTCGCGCTCCGCCAGCCGAAACCGGTCGCCCTGCTGACCTCCGACGGCGACGACATGGCCAAGCTCTGGGGCAGCCAGGTCCGCATCGTCCCTCTTTGA
- a CDS encoding helix-turn-helix domain-containing protein, which translates to MTPRSGAWLSFGEAFDLPLVVDLRTAARALGLCPATAYKLVHQDSFPCRFLRLGWQYRVPTADLLRALGIEERPVYLADLQAGTDLEKQRHRAEEFETEDHA; encoded by the coding sequence GTGACCCCCCGTTCCGGGGCCTGGTTGTCGTTCGGCGAGGCATTCGACCTGCCGCTGGTAGTCGACCTGCGCACAGCCGCCCGCGCGCTCGGGCTCTGCCCCGCCACCGCGTACAAGCTAGTTCATCAGGACAGTTTCCCCTGCCGGTTCCTGCGCCTCGGGTGGCAGTACCGGGTTCCCACCGCCGACTTGCTTCGGGCGCTTGGGATCGAGGAGCGCCCCGTCTACCTGGCTGATCTGCAAGCCGGCACCGACCTCGAAAAACAGCGCCATCGGGCAGAAGAGTTCGAAACGGAGGATCACGCATGA